One window from the genome of Daphnia pulex isolate KAP4 chromosome 9, ASM2113471v1 encodes:
- the LOC124201945 gene encoding alpha-(1,3)-fucosyltransferase C-like yields MALLSGCSRKHTIWAIFLFGFALLFVTYAHFQLDANQIQFEIQTNGDRNNDSEKMEQPAEFKTILYWNDFFGIEDFTFGFGREPFIQAQCPISTCQVTNDRSQFNGSQVVVFSAQNLNFSDLPPHRFSHQRFVFFEMESPVNTDPQSMLDPRTRFSFFNWTMTYRLDSDIVQRDSYGFVVPRSKHPISAMSYPTFQHNVTTSSPSPSSGKKKLAAWFVSNCVTSIHREDYVKELGRHVPVDIYGKCGNLSCGDGCLEMIRSDYKFYVAFENSFCTDYVTEKLTRALLYDAVPIVMGGVDYNRFAPPHSFINAKDFDSPEQLGNYLLLLNASDSLYGRYFEWKRHFNVQLTTKQGWCHLCKLANDDRLPSKTYDDIFQWWVDDPDTCNLKVGDTPIQRTS; encoded by the exons ATGGCTTTGTTGTCTGGCTGCAGCCGGAAGCACACCATTTGGGCCATCTTCTTGTTCGGCTTCGCACTACTCTTCGTCACCTACGCACATTTTCAATTGGATGCCAATCAA attcAATTTGAGATCCAGACAAATGGCGACCGGAACAACGACAGTGAGAAAATGGAACAACCGGCAGAGTTTAAAACGATTCTCTACTGGAACGATTTCTTCGGCATCGAGGATTTCACGTTCGGCTTCGGACGTGAACCTTTTATCCAGGCTCAATGTCCCATTTCTACGTGCCAAGTGACCAACGACCGATCGCAATTCAACGGCAGCCAAGTCGTCGTCTTCTCagcccaaaatttgaatttctccgATTTGCCGCCTCACCGTTTCTCTCACCAGCGATTCgttttctttgaaatggaGTCGCCAGTCAACACGGACCCGCAGTCGATGCTCGACCCACGCACTCGATTCTCCTTCTTCAATTGGACCATGACTTATCGGCTCGATTCCGACATTGTCCAGCGTGATTCCTACGGCTTTGTTGTCCCGCGTTCAAAGCATCCCATCAGCGCAATGAGCTATCCGACCTTCCAGCACAACGTGACGACGTCCAGCCCGTCACCATCCAGCGGCAAGAAGAAACTGGCGGCCTGGTTCGTGTCCAATTGCGTGACATCCATCCACCGGGAAGATTACGTGAAGGAACTGGGCCGACACGTACCTGTGGACATTTACGGCAAATGCGGCAACTTGTCCTGCGGCGACGGATGCCTGGAAATGATTCGCAGCGATTACAAGTTCTACGTGGCCTTCGAGAATTCCTTTTGCACCGATTACGTCACGGAGAAATTGACGAGGGCCCTCCTCTATGACGCCGTGCCCATCGTCATGGGCGGAGTGGATTACAACCGATTCGCACCGCCTCATTCATTTATTAATGCCAAAGACTTTGACTCACCTGAGCAACTTGGCAATTATCTTCTCTTATTGAACGCGTCAGATTCGCTGTACGGGCGCTATTTTGAGTGGAAGCGCCATTTCAATGTCCAGTTGACGACCAAACAGGGCTGGTGTCACCTGTGCAAATTGGCCAACGACGACCGATTGCCGTCCAAGACGTACGACGACATTTTCCAGTGGTGGGTCGACGATCCCGATACCTGCAATTTAAAGGTTGGAGATACGCCCATTCAGAGAACATCAtag